A window of Mucilaginibacter paludis DSM 18603 contains these coding sequences:
- a CDS encoding (2Fe-2S)-binding protein, producing MPNYKISVNSKLVSVEADADTPLLWVLRDHLNLVGTKFGCGIAQCGACTVHLEGAAIRSCSFPIAAVGTNKIVTIEGLSANGTHPVQQAWEEMDVAQCGYCQSGQIMAAAALLKRTPNPTDNDIDASMTNICRCGTHYRIRKAVHLAAKKGATHQ from the coding sequence ATGCCTAACTATAAAATTTCTGTTAACAGCAAGTTAGTTTCTGTTGAGGCCGACGCTGATACACCATTGCTTTGGGTATTGCGCGATCATTTGAATTTAGTAGGCACCAAATTTGGATGCGGTATTGCCCAATGCGGTGCCTGTACAGTACACCTGGAAGGTGCCGCCATCCGGTCGTGCTCGTTTCCTATCGCAGCAGTAGGCACTAATAAGATTGTAACTATCGAAGGTTTAAGTGCCAACGGTACCCACCCGGTGCAGCAAGCCTGGGAAGAAATGGATGTTGCCCAATGCGGTTATTGCCAGTCGGGCCAGATTATGGCCGCAGCGGCATTATTAAAACGTACGCCAAACCCTACCGATAACGATATTGACGCCTCCATGACCAATATTTGCCGTTGCGGCACACATTACCGCATCCGCAAGGCGGTTCATCTGGCCGCTAAGAAAGGAGCAACACACCAATGA
- a CDS encoding HipA family kinase, translated as MDDQLPQLRTVNVIRYVTPLREGGSLPAIAEADDEFLYVLKFRGAGQGVKALIAELIGGEIARALGLKIPEIVFANLDAAFGRTEPDEEIQDLLKASVGLNLAIHFLSGAITFDPAVTTLDAKLASQIVWLDCLLTNVDRTPRNTNMLIWHKELWLIDHGAALYFHHSWQNWEEQAKRPFVQVKDHVLLPLASELETVDREFKAILTPELIKGIVGIVPEEWLIKDSESETAEELREIYIQFLLTRMASSDIFIKEAQHARESRI; from the coding sequence ATGGATGATCAGCTGCCTCAACTCCGCACCGTTAATGTGATACGGTACGTAACACCACTGCGCGAAGGGGGCTCTTTGCCTGCCATTGCCGAGGCCGACGACGAGTTTTTATATGTACTCAAATTCCGCGGCGCAGGCCAGGGCGTTAAAGCGCTTATTGCGGAATTGATTGGTGGCGAAATTGCCCGGGCTTTAGGTTTAAAGATTCCCGAGATTGTATTTGCCAACCTGGATGCCGCTTTCGGTCGCACCGAACCTGATGAGGAAATTCAGGATTTGCTCAAAGCCAGCGTAGGGCTCAACCTGGCTATTCATTTTCTTTCGGGCGCTATTACTTTTGATCCGGCGGTTACCACCCTGGATGCCAAATTGGCTTCGCAAATTGTGTGGCTGGACTGCTTGCTCACCAATGTTGACCGCACACCGCGCAACACCAATATGCTGATCTGGCATAAGGAGCTGTGGCTGATTGATCATGGTGCCGCCTTATACTTCCATCATTCCTGGCAAAACTGGGAAGAGCAGGCCAAACGCCCCTTTGTACAGGTAAAGGATCATGTATTATTACCTTTAGCCAGCGAATTGGAAACCGTTGATCGGGAGTTTAAGGCAATCCTTACCCCGGAGTTGATAAAAGGGATTGTTGGGATAGTTCCAGAAGAGTGGCTTATTAAAGATTCAGAATCAGAAACGGCGGAAGAACTGCGCGAAATATATATTCAATTTTTGTTGACGAGAATGGCATCGTCGGATATTTTTATAAAAGAAGCACAACATGCAAGAGAGTCACGTATTTGA
- a CDS encoding efflux RND transporter periplasmic adaptor subunit gives MKTIFLAVIALSLYSCSTKPQTQTAPPPPSLPVATVLAGNDTTYQEYPASIEGAINVEIRPQVSGSLDKVFVDEGAYVNAGEALFKINDQPYRAQLNNALAGQHAAESALINSQLEIQKLTPLVQNKVVSEYQLKTARAAYQIAKANIEQAKANVATAQINVGYTTIKAPVSGYIGRLVKKQGSLVTPADIEALTLLSDVHTVHVYFSLAEKDFVSFKEQYPGETLTDKLKHLPAVGLLLADNSQYAKQGKIDMIDGQFDKNTGAITLRATFPNTQGLLRSGNTGKIRLSLNHRDALIVPESATIEMQDKIFVFTVGDSSKVKKQPIYIVGKTHGHYLVKDNEGIKAGDQIVLEGIDKLQEGMVIQPQKAADKVAAVVKK, from the coding sequence ATGAAAACTATCTTTTTAGCGGTTATCGCACTATCACTATACAGTTGCTCAACAAAACCACAAACTCAAACCGCACCTCCACCACCTTCGTTGCCGGTAGCTACCGTTTTAGCCGGGAATGATACTACTTACCAGGAATATCCGGCTTCTATTGAAGGTGCCATCAATGTGGAGATCCGTCCGCAGGTGAGCGGCTCTTTAGATAAGGTGTTTGTTGACGAAGGTGCTTACGTTAACGCCGGAGAGGCGCTGTTTAAAATTAACGATCAGCCTTACCGCGCACAATTGAACAACGCCTTGGCCGGGCAACATGCTGCCGAAAGCGCACTGATCAATTCGCAACTTGAAATTCAAAAATTAACGCCGCTGGTGCAAAACAAAGTGGTATCTGAGTATCAGTTAAAAACAGCCAGGGCTGCTTACCAAATTGCCAAAGCCAATATAGAGCAGGCTAAGGCCAATGTTGCAACCGCCCAGATCAATGTGGGATATACTACCATTAAAGCGCCGGTAAGCGGCTATATAGGCCGACTGGTAAAAAAACAAGGAAGTTTAGTTACCCCAGCAGATATTGAAGCGCTTACCTTGTTGTCTGACGTTCATACGGTTCACGTTTACTTCTCGTTAGCCGAAAAGGATTTTGTGAGCTTTAAAGAGCAATATCCAGGCGAAACGTTAACAGATAAACTAAAACACCTGCCCGCAGTGGGGCTTTTGCTTGCCGATAATAGCCAATATGCCAAACAAGGTAAGATTGATATGATTGACGGTCAGTTTGATAAAAATACAGGTGCCATTACTTTAAGGGCGACTTTCCCTAATACTCAAGGCTTATTACGCTCGGGCAATACAGGCAAAATCAGGTTGAGCCTTAACCACCGCGATGCCTTGATCGTGCCTGAATCGGCAACTATTGAAATGCAGGATAAAATATTTGTGTTTACGGTTGGCGACAGCAGCAAAGTTAAAAAGCAGCCCATATACATTGTTGGTAAAACACACGGCCACTACCTTGTTAAGGATAACGAGGGGATTAAGGCAGGCGACCAGATTGTGTTAGAGGGCATAGATAAACTACAAGAAGGTATGGTGATCCAGCCTCAAAAAGCAGCCGATAAGGTAGCCGCTGTGGTAAAAAAATAA
- a CDS encoding IS4 family transposase, whose translation MSSELFEPTVLDGLARKTEAIQRKRKVGGKELLDMALFDGDQSFNGMSMQLMRRDGLDISKQALHQRHHSNMTKFVQAVFEQLIAVELPQEQTQGLEIRIKDSTRFALPEVIAETFPGTKGSGMKAGASVQFEFEIKSGKSDIKVTPANANDQGESHLDKASIQPGVLYMRDLGYTHLSYMNNINKVKAFFINKLCPKTTIYLLKDDQYQKLELSKLQGITGVFDQQVYIGADKMPVRIIIEPVSEELKARRIANTEKYNKKKGSTTSKGFKERAGFNFIVTNLVSEKYSAELIQKLYHLRWQIELVFKAWKSFLKIHTFPKGSSDRITSILYSKLIWAVLSWKICMAIGKIGQISVLKVHRLIASTKEELRAQLLGICSKWLALLEKLNLKHLSKEHRKHRLKIEEIVISI comes from the coding sequence ATGAGTTCGGAACTATTTGAACCAACGGTGTTAGATGGCCTGGCCCGTAAAACAGAGGCTATACAACGCAAACGAAAAGTGGGAGGCAAGGAACTATTGGATATGGCGTTATTTGATGGAGATCAATCGTTTAACGGCATGAGTATGCAGTTAATGCGGAGGGATGGGCTTGATATTTCGAAGCAGGCATTGCATCAAAGACATCACAGCAATATGACAAAGTTTGTACAAGCCGTTTTTGAGCAATTAATAGCAGTTGAGTTACCGCAAGAGCAAACACAGGGCTTGGAGATCCGTATCAAAGATTCTACCCGTTTCGCGTTGCCGGAAGTTATTGCAGAGACATTCCCCGGAACAAAAGGAAGTGGGATGAAAGCGGGAGCATCTGTACAATTTGAATTTGAAATCAAAAGTGGTAAAAGCGATATCAAAGTAACTCCGGCCAACGCAAATGACCAGGGTGAGAGTCATCTGGACAAGGCATCAATTCAGCCGGGGGTATTATATATGAGAGATCTGGGTTACACTCACTTGAGTTATATGAACAATATTAACAAAGTCAAAGCTTTCTTTATTAATAAATTATGTCCGAAAACAACGATTTATCTATTAAAGGACGACCAATACCAAAAGTTAGAGTTGTCGAAACTACAAGGCATAACCGGCGTATTTGATCAACAGGTATATATCGGAGCTGATAAGATGCCGGTAAGGATAATAATAGAACCGGTAAGTGAAGAGCTCAAGGCAAGGCGGATAGCCAATACTGAAAAGTACAATAAAAAGAAAGGCAGTACCACCAGTAAGGGATTCAAAGAGCGGGCAGGGTTTAACTTTATTGTTACCAACCTGGTGAGCGAAAAATATAGCGCTGAATTGATCCAAAAGTTATATCACCTGCGATGGCAGATAGAATTGGTTTTTAAAGCATGGAAGTCGTTTTTAAAGATACACACGTTCCCCAAAGGAAGTTCGGATCGTATAACCAGTATATTATACAGTAAGTTGATCTGGGCAGTTTTGAGTTGGAAAATATGCATGGCTATCGGTAAGATAGGTCAAATTAGTGTTTTAAAGGTGCATCGACTAATCGCTTCTACGAAAGAAGAATTGCGAGCGCAGCTTTTAGGGATATGCTCAAAGTGGTTAGCTCTGTTGGAGAAATTAAACTTAAAGCACCTTTCAAAAGAGCACAGAAAACATAGGTTAAAAATAGAAGAAATTGTAATAAGTATTTGA
- a CDS encoding GbsR/MarR family transcriptional regulator: MELAEAKLKFIEAWGKLGSEWGINRTMAQVHALLLITPDPLTTEEIMESLSISRGNANMTLRDLIGWGLVEKHHKAGERKEYFYADKNTWNIARQVAKERRKRELEPVLKLLDELTQVEGDEKDPAFKTFNKSVTDINKLAKNVDKTFETMLKAEESWFWGSLFKIFK; this comes from the coding sequence ATGGAATTGGCAGAAGCAAAACTAAAATTTATTGAAGCATGGGGCAAGTTAGGTTCGGAGTGGGGCATTAACCGTACCATGGCACAGGTTCATGCTTTGTTATTAATTACCCCCGATCCCTTAACAACCGAAGAAATTATGGAAAGCCTCAGTATATCCAGGGGCAATGCCAACATGACCCTACGCGATCTGATAGGCTGGGGATTGGTTGAAAAACATCATAAGGCAGGCGAACGCAAGGAATATTTTTATGCGGATAAAAACACCTGGAATATTGCCAGGCAGGTAGCCAAAGAGCGCCGCAAAAGGGAATTAGAGCCAGTGCTCAAATTGCTTGACGAACTAACTCAAGTTGAAGGAGATGAAAAGGATCCGGCCTTTAAAACCTTCAATAAATCGGTAACAGATATTAATAAACTGGCGAAGAATGTAGACAAAACCTTCGAGACCATGTTGAAAGCTGAAGAAAGCTGGTTTTGGGGATCTCTATTCAAAATCTTTAAATAG
- a CDS encoding SRPBCC family protein translates to MDNRFLSAKQMGFIVPNAMAFTLIGLSKLFFNDHSGATVLAYSEFIIIPLLMGILSAYYWRNLDLRGKTLSWYSCVNSFYAIVLSTVFLGEGMICLIIVSPLIFGFVITGAFLGKEMFKRRNQNLNISIITLLTFIFIADSRSKHEYSNMVSDSLIVNATPDKIWKNVVAFEPIRQKNNYWLFQIGMPSPMATTVTGYYQGAGRKCIFSNGYVFGEKIVTYNPGKDLTFDIVNQPRDPEIMGHIDILRGQFLLHDNGNGTTTLIGNSWYKLYVFPVWYYDVWAQSITRNVHLRVMEHIKQLSEAK, encoded by the coding sequence ATGGATAACCGGTTTTTATCAGCTAAACAAATGGGATTTATTGTTCCGAACGCGATGGCATTTACGCTAATTGGTTTGAGCAAACTATTCTTTAATGATCATAGTGGTGCTACGGTACTGGCTTACTCAGAATTTATTATCATCCCGCTCTTAATGGGGATTTTAAGCGCCTATTATTGGCGCAACCTGGATTTAAGGGGCAAAACCTTATCCTGGTATTCCTGTGTCAACAGTTTTTATGCTATTGTGCTCAGCACTGTTTTTCTGGGCGAAGGCATGATCTGCCTGATTATCGTTTCGCCACTCATCTTCGGGTTTGTGATAACAGGCGCGTTTTTGGGTAAGGAGATGTTTAAAAGGAGGAACCAAAATTTAAATATCAGTATCATCACGCTACTGACCTTCATCTTTATTGCTGATTCCAGATCCAAACATGAATATAGCAACATGGTATCCGACAGTTTGATTGTAAATGCCACGCCAGACAAAATCTGGAAAAATGTGGTGGCGTTTGAGCCGATCAGGCAAAAAAACAATTATTGGTTGTTCCAAATCGGCATGCCGAGCCCCATGGCTACTACTGTAACCGGTTACTATCAGGGAGCGGGCCGTAAGTGTATATTTAGCAACGGCTATGTTTTTGGCGAAAAGATTGTTACCTATAACCCCGGTAAAGATTTAACTTTTGATATTGTAAACCAGCCACGCGATCCGGAGATTATGGGTCATATTGATATTCTGCGGGGCCAATTTTTATTGCACGACAATGGGAATGGCACTACTACCTTAATTGGCAACAGTTGGTATAAACTTTACGTTTTCCCGGTTTGGTATTACGATGTATGGGCCCAGAGCATTACACGCAATGTACATCTGCGTGTAATGGAGCACATCAAACAACTAAGCGAAGCAAAATAA
- a CDS encoding DUF3037 domain-containing protein: protein MQESHVFEYATIRVVPRMEREEFLNVGVVLYCPKQKFLQAMILIDEDKLAAFSSKLDIEQLEKNLCAFEQICNGDKEGGPIATLDIASRFRWLTATRSTIVQASKVHPGLCNDALKTLNRLFNQLVV, encoded by the coding sequence ATGCAAGAGAGTCACGTATTTGAGTACGCCACCATTCGCGTTGTGCCGAGGATGGAACGTGAAGAGTTTTTAAATGTTGGGGTGGTATTGTACTGCCCTAAGCAAAAGTTTCTGCAAGCCATGATTTTGATTGACGAGGATAAGCTGGCTGCGTTTTCGTCCAAACTGGATATTGAGCAACTGGAGAAAAACCTGTGTGCCTTTGAACAGATATGCAATGGCGACAAAGAAGGCGGCCCAATTGCGACATTAGATATAGCATCCCGTTTCCGCTGGCTTACCGCCACCCGGAGCACTATCGTACAAGCATCCAAAGTTCACCCCGGCCTATGTAACGATGCACTTAAAACATTGAATCGGTTGTTTAATCAATTGGTGGTTTAA
- a CDS encoding luciferase domain-containing protein, with protein sequence MKKVPLLPHVFDSLLKLWTMVTNPNLADQLDDIEAEVLSWHGTSSCMHRYGGIQFNYNGKEIGHIHSNGLLDILFTREIKCQLMNEGMVNQHHVFTRSGWISFYIKKNEDVAYAIELLRRSGRIEARG encoded by the coding sequence ATGAAAAAAGTACCGCTGCTACCGCACGTATTTGACAGCCTGCTGAAACTATGGACGATGGTTACCAATCCAAATCTTGCAGACCAGTTAGACGATATTGAAGCGGAAGTTTTAAGCTGGCACGGCACCAGCAGCTGTATGCACAGGTATGGAGGAATCCAGTTTAACTATAATGGCAAAGAGATAGGCCATATCCATAGCAACGGCCTCCTGGACATCCTGTTCACCAGGGAAATTAAATGCCAGCTGATGAATGAGGGCATGGTAAACCAGCATCATGTTTTCACCAGGTCGGGTTGGATCAGCTTCTATATTAAAAAGAATGAGGATGTTGCTTACGCGATAGAATTGCTGAGGAGAAGCGGGAGGATAGAAGCGAGAGGTTAG
- a CDS encoding TetR/AcrR family transcriptional regulator translates to MASKDRIQRLKDETRVNILDASLQIVKEEGWQALSMRKIADVIEYTAPIIYEYFANKDAILLELTRKGYLILSKDLQEAKSKHRLPAKQLEAMWLAYWNFAFANKELYQVMFGVQMNCCCDLVKNLPESKLPSTLFSEVILELMNIENPDADAVCTKYYTFWSIVHGLISINILNGGYSEEINRQVLKDAIGGIIRSMQD, encoded by the coding sequence ATGGCAAGTAAAGACAGGATACAACGTTTGAAAGATGAAACACGGGTTAATATCCTGGATGCTTCACTTCAAATTGTTAAGGAAGAGGGATGGCAAGCTTTAAGTATGCGGAAAATTGCAGATGTGATTGAGTATACTGCGCCTATTATATACGAATATTTTGCTAACAAAGACGCGATATTGCTGGAGCTTACACGCAAAGGATATTTGATTTTATCAAAGGATTTGCAAGAGGCAAAAAGCAAACATCGTTTACCGGCTAAACAGTTGGAAGCCATGTGGCTCGCCTACTGGAATTTTGCTTTTGCTAATAAAGAACTATACCAGGTGATGTTTGGCGTACAAATGAATTGTTGTTGCGACCTGGTCAAAAATCTTCCGGAATCGAAATTGCCGTCAACTTTATTCAGTGAGGTGATACTCGAGTTGATGAATATCGAAAATCCGGATGCCGATGCTGTATGTACCAAATATTACACTTTCTGGTCTATTGTACACGGGTTAATTTCCATTAATATTTTAAACGGAGGTTATTCTGAAGAGATCAATCGCCAGGTGTTGAAGGATGCCATAGGCGGGATCATCCGGTCCATGCAGGACTAA
- a CDS encoding xanthine dehydrogenase family protein molybdopterin-binding subunit — protein sequence MIAAAVSRRHFLKITTIAGGGMMLGFNLLSQAENIEHNDLEAVFAPNAYITINHKGLVTLMAPNPEIGQGVKTALPMILAEELNVKWDSVYVEMAPLDKKYGSQVAGGSGAIRSRFMPIRQAGATARVMLISAAAGQWAVPEGECYAEDGFVVHKPSGKKLGYGELAAKAATLPVPTDVKLKDPKDFKIIGTRVHNIDNKKIITGQPLYGMDTRREGMLFAMVSRPPAFGKTLKSFDDTETRKVTGVKNVVQAHGVVAVLATSTWAAKKGRDVLKVIWEDTGKLESSTDHDIAFKDMIAQKSEAPSRNDGDVEAILGSGAKVVEAIYECPALSHAPMEPINFFADVRDGKAELYGPTQVPANMCAEVAKALNIPEANVTLGMPRQGGGFGRKLRPDNGVEAALISAAAKCPVQMFWTREDDIQGDFYRAPAMYKYKAVIGADNTISAWHVTSAALNGRASVPDGFPAAAITHFRHDNHSVKTDIQMGPWRAPTSNVAAFADETFLDELAHEMKKDPIALRLELLDKAKNSPVGTVKYNIEKFKSVINLVSQMSNWGKNTKPNVYYGFASYFSFNSYAAHVAEVTKTKDGLRVTKVFSAINCGRVVNLSGAENQVEGAIIDGLSHALFSKITFDQGAVMQKNFHTYKFLRMKDAPLEVIVKFVPSEDAPTGLGEPGLPPIAPAVGNAIFAATGKRYRKLPFELGKV from the coding sequence ATGATAGCAGCAGCCGTATCACGACGACACTTTTTAAAGATTACAACCATAGCCGGTGGGGGTATGATGCTCGGCTTTAATCTGCTAAGCCAAGCTGAAAACATCGAACATAACGACCTGGAAGCTGTATTTGCACCAAACGCTTATATCACCATTAATCATAAGGGTTTGGTTACCCTGATGGCGCCCAACCCAGAAATTGGCCAGGGTGTTAAAACCGCTTTGCCCATGATTTTGGCCGAAGAGCTCAACGTTAAATGGGATTCCGTGTATGTTGAAATGGCTCCCCTGGATAAAAAATACGGCTCACAGGTAGCAGGTGGAAGCGGTGCCATCCGCAGCAGGTTTATGCCCATCAGGCAGGCCGGTGCAACCGCCCGGGTGATGCTGATTAGCGCGGCAGCCGGCCAATGGGCGGTACCCGAAGGTGAATGCTATGCCGAAGACGGCTTTGTGGTGCACAAGCCCAGTGGAAAGAAATTAGGTTATGGCGAGTTAGCTGCAAAAGCCGCAACGCTGCCCGTACCCACCGATGTTAAATTAAAAGACCCTAAAGATTTTAAGATCATTGGTACAAGGGTACATAATATCGACAATAAAAAGATCATTACCGGGCAACCGCTTTATGGTATGGATACCCGCCGCGAGGGCATGCTTTTCGCGATGGTATCCCGCCCACCCGCTTTCGGTAAAACATTAAAATCTTTTGATGATACCGAAACCCGTAAAGTAACGGGAGTAAAAAACGTTGTGCAGGCCCATGGCGTAGTAGCTGTGCTGGCAACATCAACCTGGGCCGCAAAAAAAGGACGCGACGTGCTGAAGGTGATCTGGGAAGATACCGGCAAACTGGAAAGCAGTACCGACCACGACATTGCTTTTAAGGACATGATAGCCCAAAAAAGTGAAGCCCCATCCCGCAACGACGGTGATGTTGAAGCCATTTTGGGTAGCGGCGCTAAAGTAGTAGAGGCCATTTATGAGTGCCCCGCTTTATCGCATGCCCCCATGGAGCCCATTAATTTTTTTGCCGATGTACGGGATGGCAAAGCCGAATTGTATGGCCCTACTCAGGTGCCGGCCAATATGTGCGCCGAAGTAGCCAAAGCACTAAATATTCCGGAAGCTAATGTTACTTTGGGTATGCCACGCCAGGGCGGTGGTTTTGGCCGCAAGTTAAGGCCCGATAATGGTGTAGAAGCAGCTTTAATTTCCGCAGCGGCCAAATGCCCGGTGCAAATGTTCTGGACGAGGGAAGATGATATACAAGGCGACTTTTATCGCGCCCCGGCGATGTATAAATACAAGGCAGTTATTGGAGCCGATAATACCATCAGCGCCTGGCATGTTACTTCGGCGGCTTTAAACGGCCGGGCTTCGGTACCGGATGGCTTCCCGGCGGCGGCCATCACGCATTTCCGTCATGATAACCATAGCGTTAAAACAGATATACAAATGGGTCCGTGGCGTGCTCCCACCAGCAATGTGGCCGCTTTTGCCGACGAAACCTTTTTGGATGAACTGGCCCACGAGATGAAAAAAGATCCGATTGCTTTGCGACTGGAACTTTTAGATAAAGCCAAAAATAGCCCCGTTGGCACGGTAAAATACAACATCGAAAAATTTAAAAGTGTAATTAACCTGGTGAGCCAAATGAGCAACTGGGGTAAAAATACCAAGCCCAATGTATACTACGGCTTCGCCTCCTACTTCTCTTTCAATAGTTATGCGGCGCATGTTGCAGAGGTAACTAAAACCAAGGATGGGTTAAGGGTAACCAAAGTATTTTCGGCAATCAACTGCGGCAGGGTGGTGAACTTGAGCGGTGCCGAAAACCAGGTTGAAGGCGCCATTATTGATGGTTTGAGCCACGCCCTGTTCAGCAAAATCACTTTTGACCAGGGTGCTGTAATGCAGAAGAATTTTCATACCTATAAATTTTTAAGGATGAAGGATGCGCCGTTGGAGGTGATTGTGAAATTCGTACCATCTGAAGATGCACCGACAGGATTGGGCGAACCCGGACTGCCGCCGATTGCACCGGCTGTGGGGAATGCTATTTTTGCCGCTACAGGGAAGCGGTATCGTAAGTTGCCTTTTGAACTGGGGAAAGTATAG